The Streptococcus sp. VT 162 genome has a window encoding:
- a CDS encoding mevalonate kinase encodes MTKKVGVGQAHSKIILIGEHAVVYGYPAISLPLLEVEVTCKVVPAENPWRLYEEDTLSMAVYASLEYLDIKEACIRCVIDSAIPEKRGMGSSAAISIAAIRAVFDYYQANLPHDVLEILVNRAEMIAHMNPSGLDAKTCLSDQPIRFIKNVGFTELEMNLSAYLVIADTGVYGHTREAIQVVQSKGKDALPFLHALGELTQQAEVAIRRKDAEELGQILSQAHLHLKEIGVSSPEADSLVATALSHGALGAKMSGGGLGGCIIALVANLDQAEELAKRLEEKGAVQTWIESL; translated from the coding sequence ATGACAAAAAAAGTTGGTGTCGGTCAGGCACATAGTAAGATTATTTTAATAGGAGAGCACGCTGTCGTATACGGCTATCCTGCCATTTCCCTACCTCTTTTGGAGGTGGAGGTGACATGTAAGGTGGTCCCTGCTGAAAATCCGTGGCGTCTTTATGAGGAGGATACCTTGTCCATGGCAGTTTATGCATCGCTGGAGTATTTGGATATCAAAGAAGCTTGCATTCGATGTGTGATTGACTCAGCTATCCCTGAAAAACGGGGAATGGGTTCGTCAGCGGCTATCAGCATAGCGGCCATACGTGCGGTATTTGACTACTATCAAGCCAATCTGCCTCATGATGTACTGGAAATACTGGTCAATCGGGCTGAGATGATTGCCCATATGAATCCAAGCGGGTTGGATGCCAAGACCTGTCTCAGTGACCAACCCATTCGCTTTATCAAGAATGTTGGTTTTACAGAACTTGAGATGAACCTATCTGCCTATTTGGTGATTGCAGATACGGGTGTTTATGGTCACACTCGTGAAGCCATCCAAGTGGTTCAAAGTAAGGGCAAGGATGCCCTACCGTTTTTGCATGCCTTGGGAGAATTGACCCAGCAAGCAGAAGTTGCGATTAGACGAAAAGATGCTGAGGAACTGGGACAAATCCTCAGTCAAGCGCATTTACATTTAAAAGAAATTGGTGTCAGTAGCCCTGAAGCAGACTCCCTTGTTGCAACGGCTCTTAGCCATGGTGCTCTAGGTGCCAAGATGAGTGGGGGTGGGCTAGGAGGCTGTATTATCGCCTTGGTAGCCAATCTGGATCAAGCAGAAGAACTAGCAAAACGATTAGAAGAGAAAGGAGCTGTTCAGACATGGATCGAAAGCCTGTAA
- a CDS encoding choline-binding protein C, translating to MKTGWFQVNGKWYYAYSSGALAVNTTVEGYSVNYNGEWVQ from the coding sequence ATGAAGACAGGCTGGTTCCAGGTCAATGGCAAATGGTACTACGCATACAGCTCAGGTGCTTTAGCAGTGAATACGACCGTAGAAGGCTATTCGGTCAACTATAATGGCGAATGGGTTCAATAA
- a CDS encoding diphosphomevalonate decarboxylase yields MDRKPVTVRSYANIAIIKYWGKKKEKEMVPATSSISLTLENMYTETTLSPLPVHATADTFYINGQLQSEAEHAKMSKIIDRYRPEGEGFVRIDTQNNMPTAAGLSSSSSGLSALVKACNAYFQLGLNRSQLAQEAKFASGSSSRSFYGPLGAWDKDSGEIYPVETDLKLAMIMLVLEDKKKPISSRDGMKLCVETSTTFDDWVRQSEKDYQEMLVYLKDNDFAKIGELTEKNALAMHTTTKTASPAFSYLTDASYEAMDFVRQLREQGEACYFTMDAGPNVKVLCQEKDLDHLSEIFGQRYRLIVSKTKDLSQDDCC; encoded by the coding sequence ATGGATCGAAAGCCTGTAACCGTACGTTCCTACGCAAATATTGCCATTATCAAATACTGGGGAAAGAAAAAAGAAAAAGAGATGGTGCCTGCTACTAGCAGTATCTCATTGACTTTGGAAAACATGTATACGGAAACGACCTTGTCGCCTCTACCAGTCCATGCGACGGCGGATACATTTTATATCAATGGTCAGCTTCAGAGTGAGGCTGAACATGCCAAGATGAGCAAAATCATCGACCGTTACCGTCCAGAAGGTGAGGGATTTGTTCGTATCGATACCCAAAACAACATGCCGACTGCGGCTGGCTTGTCATCCAGTTCTAGTGGTTTGTCCGCCTTGGTCAAGGCTTGCAATGCTTATTTCCAGCTTGGTCTGAATCGGAGCCAGTTGGCGCAGGAGGCTAAGTTTGCCTCAGGGTCGTCCTCTCGCAGTTTTTATGGACCGCTAGGTGCTTGGGATAAGGATAGCGGGGAAATTTACCCTGTAGAAACAGACTTGAAACTAGCTATGATTATGTTGGTGCTGGAGGACAAGAAAAAACCAATCTCTAGCCGTGATGGGATGAAACTCTGTGTGGAAACCTCGACGACTTTTGACGACTGGGTGCGCCAGTCTGAAAAGGACTATCAGGAGATGCTGGTCTATCTCAAAGATAATGACTTTGCCAAGATTGGGGAACTAACGGAGAAAAATGCCCTTGCTATGCACACTACGACCAAGACTGCTAGTCCAGCCTTTTCATATCTAACGGATGCGTCCTATGAAGCGATGGACTTTGTTCGTCAGCTTCGTGAGCAAGGTGAAGCCTGTTACTTTACAATGGATGCCGGTCCCAATGTCAAGGTCCTCTGTCAGGAGAAAGATTTGGATCATCTATCTGAAATCTTTGGTCAACGTTATCGCTTGATTGTGTCAAAAACAAAGGATTTGAGCCAAGATGATTGCTGTTAA
- a CDS encoding phosphomevalonate kinase has protein sequence MIAVKTCGKLYWAGEYAILEPGQLALIKAIPIYMKAEIAFSDSYRIYSDLFDFAVDLTPNPDYSLIQETIALMGDFLANRGQTLRPFSLEIRGKMEREGKKFGLGSSGSVVVLVIKALLALYDITVDPELLFKLASAVLLKRGDNGSMGDLACIVAEDLVLYQSFDRKKIAAWLEEESLATVLERDWGFSISQVQPGLECDFLVGWTKQVAVSSQMVKQIKQNIDQNFLTSSKATVVTLVEALEQGNAEKIIDQVETASQLLEGLSPDIYTPSLRQLKEASQDLLAVAKSSGAGGGDCGIALSFDEQSTETLKNRWADLGIELLYQERIGHDDKS, from the coding sequence ATGATTGCTGTTAAAACTTGCGGGAAACTCTATTGGGCAGGTGAATATGCTATTCTAGAGCCAGGGCAGTTGGCCTTGATAAAGGCCATCCCCATCTATATGAAGGCTGAGATTGCTTTTTCTGACAGCTACCGTATCTACTCAGATCTGTTTGATTTTGCAGTGGACTTGACGCCAAATCCTGACTACAGTTTGATTCAAGAAACTATTGCTTTGATGGGGGACTTCCTCGCCAATCGTGGTCAGACTTTGCGACCTTTTTCCTTGGAAATCCGTGGAAAAATGGAACGGGAAGGCAAAAAGTTTGGTCTAGGTTCTAGTGGTAGCGTCGTTGTCTTGGTGATTAAGGCCCTGCTGGCTCTATATGATATTACGGTTGATCCGGAACTCTTGTTTAAGCTGGCTAGCGCGGTCTTGCTCAAGCGAGGCGACAATGGTTCTATGGGAGACCTTGCCTGTATTGTGGCAGAAGATTTGGTTCTCTACCAGTCTTTTGATCGAAAGAAGATAGCTGCGTGGTTGGAAGAAGAAAGCTTGGCGACGGTTTTGGAGCGTGACTGGGGCTTTTCTATCTCACAAGTGCAACCGGGCCTAGAATGTGATTTCCTAGTGGGATGGACCAAGCAAGTGGCCGTATCGAGTCAAATGGTCAAGCAAATCAAACAAAACATAGACCAGAACTTTTTAACTTCCTCAAAAGCAACAGTGGTTACTTTGGTAGAAGCCTTGGAGCAGGGGAATGCAGAAAAAATTATCGATCAGGTGGAAACAGCCAGTCAGCTTTTAGAAGGCTTGAGCCCAGATATTTACACGCCTTCGCTGAGACAGTTGAAAGAAGCCAGTCAAGATTTGCTGGCTGTTGCCAAAAGTAGTGGCGCTGGTGGTGGTGACTGTGGCATTGCCTTGAGTTTTGATGAGCAATCAACTGAAACCTTAAAAAACCGTTGGGCCGATCTGGGGATTGAGCTCTTATACCAAGAAAGGATAGGACATGACGACAAATCGTAA